The genomic segment GATCGTCGACGAACCGTTCGTCGCACCGGAACCGTGGAACCACAAGCTGGAGGGGGTCGTCGCCCTCCGCGGCGACGACGTCGATTCGGCGGCGTCGCTCGACGGCGCGCACCTGTTCGACGTGGCCCCGACGCTGCTCTCGCTGTTCGGCGTCGCGCCCGCGACGGACATGGACGGCGAGTCGCTCGGTCCCGTGACCGCGGTGCCGCCCGAGTCGTACGACGAGTTCGAGCCGCGGACGCGCGTCCGGACGGACGACGACGACGTGACGGAGCGGCTGGCCGACCTGGGATACCTCGAATGAGCCGGGACACGGCGTCGTTGAGTCTGGGTCGCGAGGCGCTCATCGGCTTCGTCGCGAAGATACTCCTCGCGGGGATGGGGTTCGCCGGCATCGTCGTCTACTACCGGTTCCTCGGCCCCGAGACGCTCGGCATCTACTACACCGTCCTCGCGGCGGCGAACGTCGTCGCCCAACTCGTCGGCGGGTTCGCGTCGGCACTGCAGAAGCGCGTGAGCGAGAAGCAGACCGACCTCGCCGAGTACATCGGCGTCGGCTTCGTCGTCTACGTCACCGTCGTCGGCGCGGGCGGCGTCCTCGCCTACGCCCTCGAGTCCTCCCTCTCGAACTTCTTCCTCTCCAGTCGCCACCTCTGGGGCGGCGTCGGCATCTTCGCCAGCCTCAGCCTGTTCACGGTGACGAACCGCATCTACTCGGGCGTCGGCAAGCCCGGGCTGGCGGTCTGGACCGACGCCGCGCGGAGCGTCCTCACCCTCGCGCTGCAGGTCGGCCTGCTCCTCGTCGGATTCCGCGAGTTCGGCCTCATCTACGGCTACGTCGGGGCGACGCTGGTCTGCGCGCTGGGCGTCCTCGTCCTCATCGGCGTGCGGCCGGTGATACCGTCGAGACGAGCGCTCGCGCGCACGTGGGAGTTCGCCAAGTGGAGCGTCCCCTCCGGCTTCGCGAGCAACCTGTACGGCCGCATCGACGTGCTCATCCTCGCGAGCCTCGTCGGCAGCACGGCCGTCGGGCTGTACGAACCCGCCCACCGACTCACGGTGCCGGCGACGTTCGTCGCCACCAGCGTGGGCGTCTCGCTCACGGTGAAGGCGAGCGGTCTCAGTTCCATCGGCGAGAGCGTCGAACACGACCTGCGCAACGCCGTCTCCTACACGATTCTCCTGGCGGCCCCGCTGTTCTTCGGTGCCCTCGCCATGCCGGAGGCGCTGATGCGGACCATCTACGGCCCGTCCGCGACGGCCGGCGCGATGGCGCTCGTCGGCCTCGCGCTGTTTCAGGTGTTCAACTCGTTCCAGCTCCCGTTCGACAAACTCGTCTCGGGCATCGACCGACCCGAGATAAATCTGGGCGTCAGCGTCGTCACCATCAGCATCGACGTCGTGTTGGCCGTCTTCCTCGCGCGGGCGTACGGGCTGGAGGGCGTCGTCGCCGCCACGATTCTCTCCGAAGTCGTCCGGGTCGTCATCTTCCAGGGCATCCTCTACCGCATGTTCGGCTCGTTCGTGCTGACGCGGCCGGTGATAGAGCAGCTAGCCAGCGCGGTCGTGATGTTCCTCGCCGTCGAGGGCGTCCTCCTCGCGTTCTCCATCCGGAGCGTGCTCGACCTGTTGCTGGTCGTCGGGCTGGGCGGCGTCGTCTACTTCGGCTGCCTGCTGGCCGTCAGCCCGCACTTCAGACTCACGCTCGACAACGTGCTGGGCGACTTCGTCCCGAACTGACGGCCCCGTCGCCGCCCTCGCCGTCCGTCCGTTTCAGGTCGCCGTCGCACCCCTCTCAGGTCGCCGTCGCGCGCTCCGAAGCGAGCCACAGACTGAGCAGGTAGAGCAATCCGACGGCGTACACCGCGGGCTGGAGGAGTTTCAACAGCGGTTCGCCGTCGAGCATCCCGGCGAGGTTCGGGTGTCCGTTGCCCACCAGCACCTCCATCGCGTAGGTGTGGGCGTGCGCGAGGAGGAACGACAGACCGAGGAGGGCGAACGGCCACCCGTCGGCCCGGTAGCAGTGGACGCCGAGGACGACGAACGCCGCGAGGGCGAGTCCGAGGTCGATGAGCGTCGTGCTCTGCAGGAGAGTGAACAGCATGACGATGGAGAGCGCGAAGAGAGGCACGTCGTAGTCGGACCGGCCACGGACGTAGCGGGCCCACACCCACGCGATGGGGAGGACCGAGAGGAGTCGAGGTACTATCGCGACCCCGCCGAGGAACGGGAACGGCCGAATCGCCTCGACGCTCCACTCGGTGATGGGTTCGAGTCCGCCGGACTCCGCGAGTGCCTCCGAGGCGACGATGGCGTAGTAGTGCGCCGTCGTCTCGACGCCGAACGCGAAGACGGAGAGGGCGTTCGCGGCGGCGAAGGCGGCGAGGAAGCCGACCACGCCGCGCCAGCGACGGTCCGCGGGGGAGATGAAGACGGCCAGCGGCGACATCCAGTACGGCTTCAGAATGGTCGGGACGACGAGGGCCGCACCGCCCAGTCCGTCGTCCGACCGGCGATACGCCCACCACGCGACGGCGGTGCAGAGGTACGCGAACGGCGTCACCTGCCCGACTTTGAAGTTCGCCACCATCGGCGCGAACCCGACGGACGCAGCCGAGAGCCCGAGTAGCGCCCGCCGAGAGAGGTCGAATCCCACGCTGGAACTCTCGGCGTCGAGCAGGAGGTACGTCCCGCCGGCCGTCGCGAGGAGCGAGAGGCCGAACAGCAGGTACTTGAACGCGACGTAGCCGAACAGCGAGATGGCGGCGAAGAAGTAGTAGGTGACCGGGAGGTAGTGGTACTCCTGGACGTTGTCCGGTTGCCACGTGTTGTAGAGGGGCCCACCGCTCCAGACGCGCACGACCATGTTGTAGAACGCGTCGGCGTCCGTCGGACTCTCGATGGCGAACCGGTAGTCGGCGTCGGACGGGACGACGATGTCGCCGTCGGGTCGCGTCTCGGTGTCCGTGTACTCGATGTCGCCCCGTTCGGTCGACTTCAGCACGCCCGCGCCCGCCAGCGCGCCGACGAGGACGACGTTCGCGACGCAGGCGAGGACGCAGAGCCAGAGGACGGTTCGACGAGACGGGAGAGCGGGCGAGAGGGCACTCTCGTACCACGACTGAGTCATTCGATTACTGTCTGGATTCGACAAGGCCTACATAAGCGTGCTGAAAGGAGAAGCTGCGTCCGGAGGCGTCTCGGCGTCACGAACGCGAGACGGCGCTGGGTTCGAGGGACTCGGCGCCTCGGCCGTTCTGTGGCGATTGGCAGTCATCATAAGGCTTATGCGCGTTTTGCTCTCTCGTCAAAGCGATGAGCGTAGACAACGAGCGTCGCGAGGACTACGACACGCCATCGGTCCTCGAGCGCTTCGAAGACTGGTACCACGTCCCCGCCCTGCTCGTGGTGATGGTCGCCATGTTGGCCATCCGCCTCCAGTCGTACAGTCGATTTATCAGAGACGGAGAGGTGTTCTTCTCCGGAAACGACGCGTGGTATCACCTCCGCGAGGTGAACTACACCGTCAGGCATTGGCCGTTCACGATACCGTTCGACCCGTGGACGAACTTCCCGTACGGCACGAGCGTCGGTCAGTTCGGGACGCTCTACGACCAACTCGTCGCGACGGCCGCCCTCGTCGTCGGACTGGGCTCGCCGAGTCAAGAACTCGTCGCGAAGACGCTCTTGGTGGCACCCGCCGTGTTCGGCGCGCTGACGGCCATCCCGGCGTACGTCATCGGTAAACGCCTCGCCGGTCGGCTCCCGGGGCTGTTCGCCGCGATTCTCCTCGGCCTCCTGCCGGGGATGTTCCTCCAGCGAACGCTCGTCGGCGTCTCCGACCACAACGGCGTGGAGCCGTTCTTCCAGGCGCTGGCAATCGCCGGACTGCTCGTCGCATTCGCCGTCGCGGAGCGCGAGATGCCCATCTGGGAGATCGTCGCCGAACGCGACTTCGACGCCGTCCGGTCCTCGACGA from the Halogeometricum rufum genome contains:
- a CDS encoding oligosaccharide flippase family protein codes for the protein MSRDTASLSLGREALIGFVAKILLAGMGFAGIVVYYRFLGPETLGIYYTVLAAANVVAQLVGGFASALQKRVSEKQTDLAEYIGVGFVVYVTVVGAGGVLAYALESSLSNFFLSSRHLWGGVGIFASLSLFTVTNRIYSGVGKPGLAVWTDAARSVLTLALQVGLLLVGFREFGLIYGYVGATLVCALGVLVLIGVRPVIPSRRALARTWEFAKWSVPSGFASNLYGRIDVLILASLVGSTAVGLYEPAHRLTVPATFVATSVGVSLTVKASGLSSIGESVEHDLRNAVSYTILLAAPLFFGALAMPEALMRTIYGPSATAGAMALVGLALFQVFNSFQLPFDKLVSGIDRPEINLGVSVVTISIDVVLAVFLARAYGLEGVVAATILSEVVRVVIFQGILYRMFGSFVLTRPVIEQLASAVVMFLAVEGVLLAFSIRSVLDLLLVVGLGGVVYFGCLLAVSPHFRLTLDNVLGDFVPN
- a CDS encoding glycosyltransferase family 87 protein; amino-acid sequence: MTQSWYESALSPALPSRRTVLWLCVLACVANVVLVGALAGAGVLKSTERGDIEYTDTETRPDGDIVVPSDADYRFAIESPTDADAFYNMVVRVWSGGPLYNTWQPDNVQEYHYLPVTYYFFAAISLFGYVAFKYLLFGLSLLATAGGTYLLLDAESSSVGFDLSRRALLGLSAASVGFAPMVANFKVGQVTPFAYLCTAVAWWAYRRSDDGLGGAALVVPTILKPYWMSPLAVFISPADRRWRGVVGFLAAFAAANALSVFAFGVETTAHYYAIVASEALAESGGLEPITEWSVEAIRPFPFLGGVAIVPRLLSVLPIAWVWARYVRGRSDYDVPLFALSIVMLFTLLQSTTLIDLGLALAAFVVLGVHCYRADGWPFALLGLSFLLAHAHTYAMEVLVGNGHPNLAGMLDGEPLLKLLQPAVYAVGLLYLLSLWLASERATAT